From Zerene cesonia ecotype Mississippi chromosome 16, Zerene_cesonia_1.1, whole genome shotgun sequence, one genomic window encodes:
- the LOC119832890 gene encoding serine/threonine-protein phosphatase 4 regulatory subunit 2 has protein sequence MENAEEVFQFLEEFSKRKPKIIPQELNDYLVYVARTGDPVYQWSLVKSLFKEKLLNVITDFHESTPSVDIPPCPNVDPFNYDIMKNSLIERLDSFTSAPFTVQRICELLTCPRKQYNRVDKFMRAIEKNILVVSTREPGPQRHQEPENGEPIEPMVNGSDNNSEYNVDVEMEDISWKETAESRQESEPQPSSSDAHISVDDLEARLHAKQNESSTQDKQTTEYESVTPPELNVVENNEEPLQEEKSAEILSPPLSENKENNTVIVSEKNQEQKIDVEMNEATTPPRPLVIPDIKVDDAEMTEQKLQEQAQAAENIEQIKTSDEVAGNNTIIDEKSTDESSSDASTKDENEPKNISEASSSSEESSSSSDNVDGNSNSPKSQTEVVPEKQDSNGDKESNDSENATSEVIDKPAVTIQSENYSITDVNSEIPQAPIDASNKEEQETPEKSQEDLKEEIKKDESETDNQTNTVTPSS, from the coding sequence atggaAAACGCAGAGGAAGTATTTCAATTCTTAGAAGAATTCTCAAAACGTAAGCCGAAAATAATACCACAAGAATTGAATGATTATTTGGTTTATGTAGCTCGTACCGGAGATCCTGTGTATCAATGGTCCCTAGTTAAAAGTTTATTCAAAGAAAAGTTACTAAATGTAATTACAGATTTTCACGAATCCACGCCCAGTGTCGATATTCCCCCGTGTCCTAACGTGGATCCATTTAACtatgatattatgaaaaatagtcTCATTGAACGCCTTGATTCATTCACATCAGCACCTTTTACGGTACAAAGAATTTGTGAACTACTGACGTGTCCGCGAAAACAGTATAATCGTGTAGATAAGTTTATGAGGgccattgaaaaaaatatcttagttGTTAGCACAAGAGAGCCTGGCCCACAAAGACACCAAGAACCAGAAAATGGTGAACCCATCGAACCTATGGTTAATGGTTCAGATAACAATTCTGAATACAATGTTGATGTTGAAATGGAAGACATATCTTGGAAAGAAACTGCAGAGTCTAGGCAGGAGTCAGAACCTCAGCCAAGTTCATCTGACGCACATATTTCCGTTGACGATTTAGAAGCAAGATTGCATGCTAAGCAAAATGAATCCAGCACacaagataaacaaacaactgAATATGAATCTGTTACTCCACCGGAATTAAATGTAGTTGAAAATAATGAGGAACCTTTACAAGAAGAGAAATCTGCAGAGATACTTAGTCCACCTTTGAGTGAGAATAAGGAAAACAATACTGTAATAGTATCGGAGAAAAATCAAGAGCAAAAGATTGATGTAGAAATGAATGAAGCAACTACCCCTCCACGCCCACTAGTAATTCCAGATATTAAAGTAGATGATGCTGAAATGACAGAGCAAAAGTTACAAGAACAAGCCCAGGCTGCGGAAAACATTGAACAGATTAAAACTAGCGATGAAGTTGCAGGAAATAATACCATAATTGATGAAAAATCTACTGATGAGAGTAGCTCAGATGCCAGCACTAAAGATGAGAATGAACCCAAAAATATATCAGAAGCCTCCTCCTCTAGTGAAGAGAGCTCATCATCAAGTGACAATGTCGATGGAAACAGCAATTCTCCAAAATCTCAAACTGAAGTTGTACCAGAAAAACAAGATTCGAATGGTGATAAGGAAAGTAATGATAGTGAAAATGCAACATCCGAAGTTATTGATAAACCAGCTGTGACTATTCAATCTGAGAATTATTCCATAACAGATGTCAATTCGGAAATACCACAGGCTCCTATAGATGCTTCAAATAAAGAAGAACAAGAAACACCAGAAAAAAGCCAAGAAGACCTTaaggaagaaataaaaaaagatgaaTCTGAAACTGATAATCAAACCAACACTGTAACCCCATCATCTtag